From Bacillus basilensis, a single genomic window includes:
- the rplA gene encoding 50S ribosomal protein L1, producing the protein MAKRGKKYVEAAKLVDRAAAYSATEAVELVKKTNTAKFDATVEAAFRLGVDPKKADQQIRGAVVLPHGTGKVQRVLVFAKGEKAKEAEAAGADFVGDTDYIGKIQQGWFDFDVVVATPDMMGEVGKLGRVLGPKGLMPNPKTGTVTFDVTKAVNEIKAGKVEYRVDKAGNIHVPIGKVSFEDAKLVENFRTIADTLQKVKPAAAKGTYMKNVTVASTMGPGVRVDVSTLA; encoded by the coding sequence ATGGCTAAAAGAGGTAAAAAGTACGTAGAAGCTGCAAAGCTTGTTGATCGTGCAGCTGCTTACTCTGCAACAGAAGCAGTAGAATTAGTAAAGAAAACAAACACAGCTAAATTTGATGCAACTGTAGAAGCTGCATTCCGTTTAGGTGTTGACCCTAAGAAAGCTGACCAACAAATCCGTGGTGCAGTAGTTCTTCCACACGGTACTGGTAAAGTACAACGTGTATTAGTATTCGCTAAAGGCGAAAAAGCTAAAGAAGCTGAAGCTGCTGGAGCTGATTTCGTAGGCGATACAGATTACATCGGTAAAATCCAACAAGGTTGGTTCGATTTCGATGTAGTAGTAGCAACTCCTGACATGATGGGTGAAGTTGGTAAACTTGGTCGCGTATTAGGACCTAAAGGTTTAATGCCAAACCCTAAAACTGGAACAGTTACTTTCGATGTAACTAAAGCTGTTAACGAAATCAAAGCTGGTAAAGTTGAATACCGCGTTGATAAAGCTGGTAACATCCACGTTCCAATCGGTAAAGTATCTTTCGAAGATGCTAAATTAGTAGAAAACTTCAGAACAATTGCTGACACTTTACAAAAAGTTAAGCCAGCAGCTGCAAAAGGTACTTACATGAAGAACGTAACAGTTGCTTCTACAATGGGACCTGGCGTACGTGTAGACGTTTCTACATTAGCGTAA
- the cysS gene encoding cysteine--tRNA ligase gives MTIHIYNTLTRQKEEFTPLEENKVKMYVCGPTVYNYIHIGNARPPMVFDTVRRYLEYKGYDVQYVSNFTDVDDKLIKAANELGEDVPTIADRFVEAYFEDVTALGCKHATVHPRVTENMDIIIEFIQELVNKGYAYESEGDVYFRTKGFEGYGKLSHQPIADLRHGARIEVGEKKQDPLDFALWKAAKEGEIFWESPWGKGRPGWHIECSAMARKYLGDTIDIHAGGQDLAFPHHENEIAQSEALTGKTFARYWMHNGYININNEKMSKSLGNFVLVHDIIKQYDPQLIRFFMLSVHYRHPINFSEELLQSTNNGLERIKTAYGNLKHRMESSTDLTDHNEKWLAELEKFQTAFEEAMNDDFNTANAITELYNVANHANQYLLEEHTSKVVIEAYVKQLETLFDILGLELAQDELLDEEIEALIQKRIEARKNRDFALSDKIRDDLKDRNIILEDTAQGTRWKRG, from the coding sequence ATGACTATTCACATTTATAATACGTTAACACGTCAAAAGGAAGAGTTTACTCCATTAGAAGAAAATAAGGTAAAGATGTATGTATGTGGACCTACAGTTTATAACTATATTCACATTGGGAATGCAAGACCACCTATGGTATTTGATACAGTACGCCGTTATTTAGAATATAAAGGGTATGATGTGCAGTACGTATCTAACTTTACTGACGTAGATGATAAGTTAATTAAAGCAGCAAATGAATTAGGTGAAGATGTGCCGACAATTGCTGACCGTTTCGTTGAAGCGTACTTTGAAGATGTAACAGCACTAGGTTGCAAACATGCAACGGTTCATCCGCGTGTAACGGAAAATATGGATATCATTATTGAATTTATTCAAGAACTTGTGAATAAAGGATATGCATATGAATCAGAAGGCGATGTGTACTTTAGAACGAAGGGATTTGAAGGGTACGGTAAATTATCGCATCAACCAATCGCAGACTTACGCCACGGTGCGCGTATTGAAGTAGGAGAAAAGAAACAAGACCCTCTTGATTTTGCTTTATGGAAAGCTGCGAAAGAAGGAGAAATCTTCTGGGAAAGCCCTTGGGGTAAAGGTCGTCCAGGGTGGCATATTGAATGCTCGGCAATGGCGCGTAAATACTTAGGAGATACAATCGATATTCACGCTGGTGGTCAAGACTTGGCATTTCCTCATCATGAGAATGAAATTGCGCAGTCTGAGGCGTTAACAGGAAAAACATTTGCACGTTATTGGATGCACAATGGATATATTAATATTAATAATGAGAAGATGTCTAAGTCACTTGGGAACTTCGTTTTGGTTCACGATATCATTAAGCAATATGATCCACAGTTAATTAGATTCTTTATGCTATCAGTACATTACCGTCACCCAATTAATTTCAGTGAAGAGTTATTACAAAGCACAAATAACGGACTGGAAAGAATTAAAACGGCTTACGGTAACTTAAAACACCGTATGGAAAGTAGTACGGATTTAACAGATCATAATGAGAAATGGTTAGCTGAGCTGGAAAAATTCCAGACTGCATTTGAAGAAGCAATGAATGATGACTTCAACACTGCTAATGCAATCACTGAATTATATAATGTAGCAAATCATGCAAATCAATATTTACTGGAAGAGCATACGTCTAAAGTGGTAATTGAAGCGTATGTAAAACAACTTGAAACATTATTTGATATTCTAGGGTTAGAATTAGCGCAAGACGAGTTGCTTGATGAAGAAATTGAGGCGCTTATTCAAAAACGCATTGAAGCTCGTAAAAATCGTGATTTTGCGTTATCAGATAAAATTCGCGATGATTTAAAAGACCGTAATATTATTTTAGAAGATACCGCTCAAGGTACAAGATGGAAAAGAGGATAA
- a CDS encoding Mini-ribonuclease 3, translating into MIDAKQLNSLALAYMGDAVYEQYIRYHLLQKGKVRPNQLHRLGTSFVSAKAQAKVVYHLLETAFLTEEEEAVLRRGRNANSGTVPKNTDVQTYRHSTAFEALIGYHHLLNNRERLDEIVYKAIAVLEEKEGGTSS; encoded by the coding sequence ATGATTGATGCAAAGCAATTAAACAGCTTAGCGTTAGCATATATGGGTGATGCGGTATATGAACAATATATCCGCTATCATCTACTTCAAAAAGGGAAAGTTCGTCCTAATCAATTGCATCGATTAGGGACGAGCTTTGTTTCGGCAAAAGCACAGGCGAAAGTTGTTTATCATTTATTAGAGACAGCATTTTTAACTGAGGAAGAAGAAGCGGTACTAAGAAGAGGGCGTAATGCAAACTCAGGTACTGTTCCAAAAAATACGGATGTACAAACATATCGACATAGTACAGCATTTGAAGCGCTAATTGGCTATCATCACTTATTAAATAATCGTGAAAGATTAGACGAAATTGTATATAAGGCAATTGCTGTTTTAGAAGAAAAGGAAGGGGGCACATCATCATGA
- a CDS encoding PIN/TRAM domain-containing protein, with product MLKRIVQLFFLVIGGALGIYLIPKVINVLDMGAVPLLEGSYVRAIIGAIILFLTTFWLVDYIVQLIKHIEEALVKAPVADVLFGTLGLISGLIVAYLILIPIREFTIPVISTVLQVFFTLLLGYLGFQVGFKKRNELLGLFTLPQRGKKKNNNSENEETETEVEESTTHWKILDTSVIIDGRIADICQTKFLEGTIVIPQFVLEELQHIADSSDALKRNRGRRGLDILNRIQKEMPIPVEIYEGDFDDIQEVDSKLVKLAKITGGTVVTNDFNLNKVSELQGVTVLNINDLANAIKPVVLPGEELSVYVVKDGKEQNQGVAYLDDGTMIVVEDGREYVGSQLDVLVTSVLQTSAGRMIFAKRKLLEKAL from the coding sequence ATGTTAAAACGGATTGTACAGCTCTTCTTTTTAGTAATCGGGGGAGCATTAGGGATTTACTTAATCCCAAAAGTTATTAATGTATTAGACATGGGTGCCGTTCCTTTATTGGAAGGATCGTATGTTCGTGCAATTATTGGTGCAATTATTTTATTTTTAACAACATTTTGGCTTGTAGATTATATCGTTCAACTTATTAAGCATATTGAAGAGGCCCTTGTAAAGGCGCCTGTAGCGGATGTTTTATTTGGTACATTAGGGTTAATCTCTGGTCTTATTGTTGCATATTTAATTTTAATACCAATTCGTGAATTTACAATTCCAGTTATTAGTACAGTGTTGCAAGTGTTCTTTACTCTTTTACTTGGATACTTAGGATTCCAAGTAGGGTTTAAGAAGAGGAATGAATTGCTAGGATTATTTACATTACCACAACGTGGGAAGAAGAAAAATAATAATAGTGAGAATGAAGAAACTGAAACTGAGGTAGAAGAATCTACAACTCATTGGAAAATTCTTGATACGAGTGTAATTATCGATGGACGTATTGCTGATATTTGCCAAACAAAGTTTTTAGAAGGAACAATTGTGATTCCACAATTCGTGTTAGAAGAACTTCAGCACATTGCCGATTCTTCTGATGCTTTAAAGCGTAATCGTGGTCGCAGAGGATTAGATATTTTAAATCGTATTCAAAAAGAGATGCCGATTCCGGTAGAAATTTATGAAGGCGATTTTGATGATATTCAAGAAGTGGATAGCAAACTTGTAAAGTTGGCGAAAATCACTGGTGGAACGGTAGTAACGAATGATTTCAACTTAAATAAAGTCTCTGAATTACAAGGGGTAACGGTGTTAAATATTAACGATTTAGCTAATGCGATTAAACCTGTTGTACTCCCAGGTGAAGAACTAAGTGTTTATGTTGTAAAAGATGGAAAAGAACAAAATCAAGGTGTTGCATATTTAGATGATGGCACGATGATTGTAGTAGAAGATGGTAGAGAATACGTAGGTTCGCAACTTGATGTACTTGTTACGAGTGTGTTACAAACATCAGCTGGTCGTATGATTTTCGCCAAACGTAAATTATTAGAAAAAGCATTATAA
- a CDS encoding RNA polymerase sporulation sigma factor SigH — protein MEAGFVSVGDVTFRDLEDEAIVELVRKGNTDALEYLIHKYKNFVRAKSRSYFLVGADREDIVQEGMIGLFKAIRDYKEDKLSSFKAFAELCITRQIITAIKTATRQKHIPLNSYVSLDKPIYDEESDRTLLDVISEAKVTDPEEMIISQEEYTDIESKISELLSDLERKVLSLYLDGRSYQEISEQLNRHVKSIDNALQRVKRKLERYMEMRESTTLNS, from the coding sequence GTGGAAGCAGGCTTCGTAAGTGTAGGCGACGTTACATTTCGTGATTTAGAGGATGAGGCAATCGTTGAGTTAGTTCGAAAAGGTAATACTGACGCTCTAGAATATTTGATTCACAAATATAAGAACTTTGTTCGCGCGAAATCAAGATCTTATTTCTTAGTGGGTGCCGATCGAGAAGATATTGTGCAAGAAGGTATGATTGGATTGTTTAAAGCGATTCGTGATTATAAAGAGGACAAGCTGTCTTCATTCAAAGCATTTGCTGAACTGTGTATCACTCGACAAATTATTACCGCTATTAAAACAGCAACCAGGCAAAAACATATTCCGTTAAATTCGTATGTGTCTTTAGATAAGCCGATTTATGATGAGGAATCTGATCGGACATTATTAGATGTTATTTCGGAAGCGAAGGTAACTGATCCTGAAGAAATGATTATAAGTCAGGAAGAATATACAGACATAGAATCTAAAATATCTGAATTATTAAGCGATTTAGAAAGGAAAGTGCTTTCTTTATATCTAGACGGTCGTTCTTATCAAGAGATTTCGGAACAGTTAAATAGACATGTGAAATCTATTGATAATGCTTTACAGAGGGTGAAGCGGAAATTGGAACGATATATGGAAATGAGAGAGAGTACCACTTTAAATTCATAA
- the cysE gene encoding serine O-acetyltransferase, which translates to MFKRLREDIEVVFEQDPAARSYFEVILTYSGLHAVWAHRIAHAFYKKNFFFIARWVSQVSRFFTGIEIHPGATIGRRFFIDHGMGVVIGETCEIGDNVTIYQGVTLGGTGKEKGKRHPTIQDNVLIATGAKVLGSITVGENSKIGAGSVVLKEVPAHSTVVGIPGRVVIQNGVKIGQELNHSDLPDPIFDKLKVMEVELDKLKKQLEVKVERKDKNDYSHL; encoded by the coding sequence ATGTTTAAGAGGCTTCGGGAAGATATTGAAGTCGTTTTTGAACAGGATCCAGCGGCAAGAAGTTATTTCGAAGTCATTTTGACTTACTCTGGATTACATGCAGTTTGGGCCCATCGAATTGCACATGCTTTTTATAAAAAGAATTTCTTCTTTATTGCACGTTGGGTCTCACAGGTTAGTCGTTTCTTTACTGGCATTGAGATTCATCCAGGAGCAACAATTGGTCGTCGTTTTTTCATAGACCATGGAATGGGGGTTGTAATTGGAGAAACGTGTGAAATTGGTGATAATGTAACGATCTATCAAGGAGTTACATTAGGTGGTACAGGTAAAGAAAAGGGAAAGAGGCACCCTACAATTCAGGATAATGTATTAATTGCAACAGGTGCTAAGGTACTAGGTTCTATTACAGTTGGAGAGAATTCTAAAATTGGAGCGGGGTCTGTCGTATTAAAAGAAGTCCCTGCACATTCTACAGTTGTAGGTATACCTGGCCGAGTCGTTATTCAAAATGGAGTAAAGATCGGTCAAGAATTAAATCATTCTGACCTTCCAGACCCAATTTTTGATAAATTAAAGGTCATGGAAGTAGAACTTGATAAATTGAAAAAACAACTTGAAGTAAAGGTAGAAAGGAAGGATAAAAATGACTATTCACATTTATAA
- the rplK gene encoding 50S ribosomal protein L11, producing MAKKVIKMVKLQIPAGKANPAPPVGPALGQAGVNIMGFCKEFNARTADQAGLIIPVEITVFEDRSFTFITKTPPAAVLLKKVAGIESGSGEPNRNKVATVKRDKVREIAETKMPDLNAASVEAAMRMVEGTARSMGIVIED from the coding sequence GTGGCTAAAAAGGTAATTAAAATGGTAAAACTTCAAATTCCTGCAGGTAAAGCTAACCCAGCTCCACCGGTTGGTCCAGCATTAGGACAAGCAGGTGTTAACATCATGGGCTTCTGTAAAGAGTTTAACGCTCGTACAGCAGATCAAGCTGGTCTTATCATCCCTGTTGAAATTACGGTATTTGAGGACCGTTCATTCACTTTCATTACTAAAACTCCTCCTGCTGCTGTTCTTCTTAAGAAAGTAGCTGGTATTGAGTCTGGTTCTGGTGAACCAAACCGTAATAAAGTGGCAACTGTTAAGCGTGATAAAGTACGCGAAATCGCTGAAACTAAAATGCCTGACCTAAACGCTGCTAGCGTAGAAGCTGCAATGCGTATGGTTGAAGGTACTGCACGCAGTATGGGCATCGTTATCGAAGACTAA
- the ispF gene encoding 2-C-methyl-D-erythritol 2,4-cyclodiphosphate synthase: MFRIGQGFDVHEFAEGRPLIIGGITIPHEKGLIGHSDADVLLHTIADACLGAIAAGDIGKHFPDTDPTFKDADSAVLLQKVWEFVREQGYELGNLDCTIIAQKPKMAPHIESMRKRISELLETSIDNINVKATTTEKLGFTGREEGIASQAVVLLQKK; the protein is encoded by the coding sequence ATGTTTCGAATTGGACAAGGTTTTGACGTACATGAATTTGCGGAAGGTAGACCGTTAATTATCGGTGGAATTACAATTCCTCATGAGAAAGGATTGATCGGTCACTCGGATGCAGATGTATTATTACATACGATCGCAGACGCATGTTTAGGTGCAATTGCGGCAGGTGATATTGGAAAACATTTCCCCGATACAGACCCTACCTTTAAAGATGCGGATTCAGCTGTGTTGTTACAGAAGGTTTGGGAATTTGTACGTGAACAAGGTTATGAGCTAGGGAACCTAGATTGTACAATTATCGCCCAAAAGCCGAAAATGGCACCACATATTGAAAGTATGCGTAAACGCATTAGCGAACTATTAGAAACGTCTATTGATAATATCAATGTAAAGGCAACAACAACAGAAAAATTAGGATTTACAGGTAGGGAAGAAGGAATTGCTTCTCAAGCAGTTGTTTTATTACAGAAAAAATAA
- the nusG gene encoding transcription termination/antitermination protein NusG translates to MEKSWYVVHTYSGYENKVKANLEKRVESMGMQDKIFRVVVPEEVEVEMKNGKEKLMKRKVFPGYVLVELIMTDDSWYVVRNTPGVTGFVGSSGSGSKPSPLLEEEVVTIMKHMGMDNEVVDFDFELHETVRVNEGPFADYTGAIEEIDVEKKKVSVLVDMFGRETPVELDFHQIEKL, encoded by the coding sequence ATGGAAAAAAGTTGGTATGTTGTCCATACTTATTCTGGATATGAAAATAAAGTAAAAGCAAACCTAGAGAAACGTGTAGAATCAATGGGTATGCAAGATAAAATTTTCCGTGTTGTTGTCCCGGAAGAAGTAGAAGTAGAAATGAAAAACGGTAAAGAAAAATTAATGAAAAGAAAAGTGTTCCCAGGTTATGTATTAGTAGAATTAATCATGACTGATGACTCTTGGTATGTTGTACGTAACACGCCAGGTGTAACTGGGTTCGTTGGTTCTTCTGGTTCTGGATCTAAACCATCACCTCTATTAGAAGAGGAAGTTGTTACCATTATGAAACATATGGGAATGGACAACGAAGTGGTTGATTTCGACTTTGAACTTCATGAGACAGTACGTGTAAATGAGGGACCATTCGCAGATTATACAGGTGCTATCGAAGAAATTGATGTGGAGAAGAAAAAGGTTAGCGTGCTTGTGGACATGTTTGGTCGCGAGACTCCAGTTGAACTTGACTTCCATCAAATTGAAAAATTATAA
- the secE gene encoding preprotein translocase subunit SecE: protein MRLTNFFGDVGREMKKVSWPKKDELLRSTATVIATVVFFAIFFAVVDMGISSLIRLILG, encoded by the coding sequence ATGCGTTTAACGAACTTTTTCGGCGATGTAGGTCGCGAAATGAAAAAAGTAAGTTGGCCTAAAAAAGATGAATTACTCCGTTCAACAGCGACTGTTATCGCTACAGTTGTCTTCTTTGCGATTTTCTTCGCAGTGGTTGATATGGGCATTTCTTCTTTAATTCGGTTAATTCTTGGTTAA
- a CDS encoding NYN domain-containing protein, with amino-acid sequence MNDILIVDGYNIIGAWGELKKLRDVDLQSSRDALIDKMADYQGYTGTKVMIVFDAYTVHGIEKKMKQSHVEVIFTRKNQTADEKIEQLAIELRNINTQIYVATSDYTEQWVIFAQGALRKSARELELEVQAMEQQVRRRTQDTKEKQPAMRKIFSKDITEKLEKLRRGER; translated from the coding sequence ATGAACGATATTTTAATCGTTGACGGTTACAACATTATCGGAGCTTGGGGAGAATTGAAGAAACTACGGGATGTAGATTTGCAATCATCAAGAGATGCACTGATTGATAAGATGGCGGATTACCAAGGTTACACAGGTACAAAGGTAATGATAGTTTTTGATGCTTATACAGTCCACGGTATTGAAAAAAAGATGAAACAATCGCATGTGGAAGTCATATTCACGAGGAAGAATCAAACTGCAGATGAAAAGATAGAGCAGCTTGCGATCGAGCTTAGAAATATAAATACACAAATATATGTTGCGACTTCTGATTATACGGAACAATGGGTTATATTTGCACAAGGTGCTCTTCGGAAATCTGCACGTGAATTAGAGTTAGAAGTACAAGCGATGGAGCAACAAGTAAGAAGGCGTACACAAGACACAAAAGAAAAGCAACCCGCCATGCGAAAGATATTCAGTAAAGATATTACAGAAAAATTAGAAAAATTAAGAAGAGGAGAGCGTTGA
- the rpmG gene encoding 50S ribosomal protein L33, whose translation MRKKVVLSCEECKNRNYSTMKDTSSVERLEIKKFCKTCNQHTVHKETK comes from the coding sequence ATGAGGAAAAAAGTTGTACTCTCATGTGAAGAGTGTAAAAATCGAAACTACTCTACGATGAAAGATACGAGCTCGGTAGAGCGACTTGAAATAAAGAAATTCTGTAAAACATGCAATCAGCATACAGTTCACAAGGAAACAAAATAA
- the gltX gene encoding glutamate--tRNA ligase: MEKQVRVRYAPSPTGHLHIGNARTALFNYLFARHQDGKFIIRIEDTDVKRNVAGGEESQLKYLKWLGMDWDEGVDVGGEFGPYRQTERLDMYKKLYEDLLERGLAYKCYMTEEELEAEREGQIARGETPRYAGNHRDLTEAQVKEFEAEGRIPSIRFRVPADRDYTFKDIVKDEVAFHSNDFGDFVIVKKDGIPTYNFAVAVDDHLMEITHVLRGDDHISNTPKQMMIYEAFGWDIPQFGHMTLIVNESRKKLSKRDESIIQFIEQYKELGYLPEAIFNFIALLGWSPVGEEEIFSQEEFIKMFDAARLSKSPALFDSQKLKWMNNQYMKKQDLDTVVELSLPHLVKAGRIGETLSEQEQAWIRDVIALYHDQMSFGAEIVELSEMFFKDHVDYEEEGQEVLKGEQVPEVLRAFAGQVEALEAMEPAAIKAAIKAVQKETGHKGKNLFMPIRVATTGQTHGPELPNAIVLLGKEKVLNRLQKVIG, from the coding sequence ATGGAAAAGCAAGTGAGAGTGCGCTATGCGCCAAGTCCAACAGGACACTTACATATCGGAAATGCGCGTACGGCATTATTTAATTATTTATTTGCTCGTCATCAAGATGGTAAGTTTATTATTCGTATTGAAGATACTGATGTAAAACGTAATGTTGCTGGTGGAGAAGAAAGCCAATTAAAATACTTGAAATGGCTCGGTATGGACTGGGATGAAGGTGTTGATGTTGGTGGTGAATTTGGACCATATCGTCAAACAGAGCGTTTAGATATGTATAAAAAATTATATGAAGATTTATTAGAGCGTGGTTTAGCTTACAAATGTTATATGACAGAAGAAGAGCTAGAAGCGGAACGTGAAGGGCAAATCGCTCGTGGTGAAACACCTCGTTACGCAGGTAACCACCGTGATTTAACTGAAGCACAAGTGAAAGAATTTGAAGCTGAGGGACGTATTCCGAGTATTCGTTTCCGTGTACCAGCTGACCGTGATTACACATTTAAAGATATTGTAAAAGATGAAGTTGCATTCCATTCAAATGATTTTGGTGATTTCGTTATCGTGAAAAAAGATGGAATTCCAACTTATAACTTTGCGGTAGCAGTAGATGATCACTTAATGGAAATTACACACGTACTTCGTGGTGATGATCATATTTCAAACACGCCAAAACAAATGATGATTTATGAAGCTTTCGGTTGGGATATTCCGCAATTCGGTCATATGACTTTAATTGTAAATGAAAGCCGTAAAAAATTAAGTAAGCGCGATGAATCTATTATTCAATTTATTGAGCAATATAAAGAGCTTGGATATCTTCCAGAAGCAATCTTTAACTTTATTGCATTACTAGGTTGGTCGCCAGTGGGAGAAGAAGAAATCTTCTCTCAAGAAGAGTTTATCAAAATGTTCGATGCAGCTCGTTTATCAAAATCACCTGCATTATTTGATTCTCAAAAACTAAAATGGATGAACAACCAATATATGAAAAAGCAAGATTTAGATACGGTGGTAGAATTAAGCTTACCGCATCTAGTGAAAGCTGGACGTATAGGTGAAACTTTAAGTGAACAAGAACAAGCTTGGATTCGTGATGTAATTGCGTTGTATCATGACCAAATGAGTTTTGGAGCTGAAATTGTAGAGCTTTCTGAAATGTTCTTCAAAGATCATGTTGATTATGAAGAAGAAGGACAAGAAGTATTAAAAGGTGAACAAGTACCAGAAGTACTTCGTGCATTTGCCGGTCAAGTAGAAGCACTAGAAGCGATGGAACCAGCAGCAATTAAGGCGGCTATTAAAGCAGTCCAAAAGGAAACAGGTCATAAAGGTAAAAACTTATTTATGCCAATCCGTGTTGCAACTACTGGTCAAACACATGGCCCAGAACTTCCTAATGCTATTGTACTTCTTGGAAAAGAAAAAGTGTTAAATCGTCTTCAAAAAGTAATTGGTTAA
- the ispD gene encoding 2-C-methyl-D-erythritol 4-phosphate cytidylyltransferase, with amino-acid sequence MYTLIIPAAGQGKRMGAGKNKLFLLINEVPIIVHTLRAFEKDKACKNIIMAINEEERPYFEELMHKYPVEKPVQFIQGGAERQDSVYNAIQHTSDVEYVLVHDGARPFVTNKVIQDVLTAAEKYGASICAVPVKDTVKKVQQGVVVETVERSQLKAVQTPQGFSVSLLLEAHRSAKQSCFLGTDDASLVERIGKQVGVVEGSYYNIKVTTPEDLLIAESFLHVQKK; translated from the coding sequence ATGTATACATTAATTATTCCAGCAGCTGGTCAAGGAAAGCGAATGGGTGCTGGCAAAAATAAGTTGTTTTTACTTATTAATGAAGTACCGATTATTGTGCATACGTTACGTGCTTTTGAAAAGGATAAAGCATGTAAAAATATTATCATGGCAATTAACGAAGAAGAGCGCCCATATTTTGAAGAGCTAATGCATAAGTATCCGGTTGAAAAGCCAGTACAATTTATTCAGGGTGGAGCTGAAAGACAAGATAGTGTGTATAACGCGATTCAGCATACGAGTGATGTTGAGTATGTTCTTGTACATGACGGTGCGCGCCCGTTCGTAACAAATAAAGTGATCCAAGATGTATTAACTGCAGCAGAAAAATATGGAGCTTCCATTTGTGCGGTGCCAGTGAAAGATACCGTTAAGAAAGTACAGCAGGGTGTTGTTGTCGAAACAGTAGAAAGATCTCAGCTTAAAGCTGTACAAACACCGCAAGGGTTCTCTGTTTCTCTTTTGTTAGAAGCTCATAGAAGTGCGAAGCAGAGTTGTTTCCTTGGTACAGATGATGCAAGTCTCGTGGAACGTATCGGGAAGCAAGTAGGTGTAGTAGAGGGGAGTTACTATAATATTAAAGTGACGACTCCAGAGGATTTACTAATTGCTGAAAGCTTTCTTCACGTTCAAAAGAAATAA
- the rlmB gene encoding 23S rRNA (guanosine(2251)-2'-O)-methyltransferase RlmB — MSSEYIIGRNPVIEALRSGRDINKIWVAEGAAKGQVQIVLALAKENKIILQHAPKKKLDQLVEGNHQGVIAQVAAYQYAELEDLFKVAEKRNEDPFFLILDEIEDPHNLGSIMRTADATGAHGIIIPKRRAVGLTASVAKASTGAIEYIPVARVTNLSRTIDELKERGLWIAGTDAKGKTDYRNLDGKMPIGLVIGSEGKGMSRIIGEKCDFLITLPMVGKVTSLNASVAASLLMYEVYRKRHEIGK, encoded by the coding sequence ATGAGTAGTGAATATATTATCGGACGTAACCCTGTAATTGAAGCGTTACGATCAGGAAGAGATATCAATAAAATTTGGGTTGCAGAAGGTGCTGCCAAAGGACAAGTACAAATTGTACTAGCACTAGCGAAAGAAAATAAGATTATTTTACAACATGCACCAAAAAAGAAGTTAGATCAATTAGTTGAGGGGAACCATCAAGGGGTAATTGCTCAAGTGGCTGCCTATCAATATGCTGAGTTAGAAGATCTATTCAAAGTAGCAGAGAAGCGTAATGAAGATCCGTTCTTCTTAATTTTAGATGAAATTGAAGACCCGCATAACCTAGGTTCTATTATGCGTACTGCGGATGCAACAGGAGCTCATGGAATTATTATTCCGAAAAGAAGAGCTGTGGGACTTACAGCATCAGTTGCGAAAGCATCTACTGGAGCAATTGAATATATTCCCGTTGCACGCGTAACGAATTTATCTCGTACAATTGATGAATTAAAAGAACGTGGACTTTGGATCGCTGGTACGGATGCAAAAGGGAAAACGGATTACCGTAATTTAGATGGTAAAATGCCAATTGGATTAGTAATTGGCAGTGAAGGAAAAGGTATGAGTCGTATTATTGGTGAAAAATGTGATTTCCTAATAACTTTACCGATGGTCGGTAAAGTTACATCCTTAAATGCTTCAGTAGCCGCAAGTTTGTTAATGTATGAGGTATATCGTAAACGTCACGAAATTGGTAAATAA